The genome window ACATGCAGGTAAATGTGGTAGTGCTTTTATTACTTGGTCTAAGCCTTTCCGTTCAGTTAATTGTGCTACAGAACCTAGAATTTTGTAATTGGCCTTTAAATGGTTTATTTTATTTAAATCAATAGCATCAATAGTTGAATCAATTTTACTATTAACACCATTATAAATAAAAGTAGTTTTTCCTTTTAATTGGGTTTTATAGAAAGAAGCCATGTGGCTGTTAATGCAAACTACTTTATCGAATGCTTTAATCAACCTTATCCAAATAGGAGAGAACAGGGTCGCAATAAATTTATTATAACTGTAATAAAGATTCTGAAAAATATATTGGTGTAATGTAGTGATTAATTTTGGCTGTAGCTTTCTTTTATGCCACCACACAAAACAATCCGGCCTAAGCATATGACTGTGAATAATATCAAAATCATTTAAACCAAGTGGGCTAAAAAAATTGATACGTGTACAAGGACAATTGAATTGGAGCTCCCGTATATCATCAAAATAAAAAACCTCAAAATCTATTTCATGGTGTAATTGACTAACAATATTTTGAGCTACAATGATTGGTCCTGTATTGGCCAACGATGGAAGTATAATAGCAACCTTTATCATTTATTAAACCTTGTATAAGAGTTTACTTTTTAGCCAAAATACTCTATTTGTTGCATAATCTCCTACAAACTTTGAAAACAAAATATTGACATTAGCCACAACCATTACCATACAATTCAGCTTAACCAATAAGTTACCTTTTATAAACGAGGTAAGTATTATTTTAAATATGCGTAAGCTTATCCAGTTATTTATTTCTGTTTTTTCTGCTTGTGTAATTGTTTTAGCTTCTTGTTGAAAGTATTTTTGTGCTGTGTTTTTTAGTGCGTCAATAGCCTTGTTTATTTGCTTTACCGTATAAGTTTTCGTTATTTTTAAATAAATAATCTCATGCAATAAAGACTCTATTTCAATTTGTAAAATAGTATGAAGATTTTTTTTCGATAACTGTAATGTATTTTCGCTTTGTGTATTCCTGTTATGGTTTGATACACTGTTAATATTTCTCCGGTACTGATAAAATAAGGCTTTTGATGCATCAACCGCTATGTTTAAATTATCAATTAACAGGCGGGAGAATAAGTCGTAATCTTCTATATGTTTAGCCTCATTAGTAAAGTTATATTTATACTGTTTAAGTACATCGGTTTTAACAATAAGCCCTGCATGTAATAAAGGACACTCAAACAATGCTACAAATTTAATCGCTTTAGGTAAAGTGCAATAAAAGTGGTCAACCTTACTGTGGTAATAATCTTGATGGGTAATATAAATAGCTTTTGAGGTCAATAAATCAATATTGGCATTTTGATTTAGCCTGCTAATTTGTAATTCAATTCTGTTGGTATCAATTAAATCATCTGCATCAAAACGAGCTATGTATTCGCCAGTAGCTAGATTAATACCTTTATTTAACGTTCTTATCAAACCTAAGTTTGTTTCATTCTGAATTACTTTTACCCTTTTGTCCTT of Bacteroidota bacterium contains these proteins:
- a CDS encoding glycosyltransferase translates to MIKVAIILPSLANTGPIIVAQNIVSQLHHEIDFEVFYFDDIRELQFNCPCTRINFFSPLGLNDFDIIHSHMLRPDCFVWWHKRKLQPKLITTLHQYIFQNLYYSYNKFIATLFSPIWIRLIKAFDKVVCINSHMASFYKTQLKGKTTFIYNGVNSKIDSTIDAIDLNKINHLKANYKILGSVAQLTERKGLDQVIKALPHLPACAYVIVGEGKEKVNLQTLAKTLGVEDRVLFLGYKPNGASYIHQFDSFIMPSRSEGFGLSLMEAAACEKPIVCSNIESFKELLSDDEVTFFELENTASLQASILGTLDINYNKTKKALVKLNTFYTDKAMANQYLQLYHNILSQ
- a CDS encoding glycosyltransferase family A protein, with product MILNPKITFLIPCYNAEEYLTKALNCVINQTYKNLEVLTIDDGSSDKTLAILKQFAEKDKRVKVIQNETNLGLIRTLNKGINLATGEYIARFDADDLIDTNRIELQISRLNQNANIDLLTSKAIYITHQDYYHSKVDHFYCTLPKAIKFVALFECPLLHAGLIVKTDVLKQYKYNFTNEAKHIEDYDLFSRLLIDNLNIAVDASKALFYQYRRNINSVSNHNRNTQSENTLQLSKKNLHTILQIEIESLLHEIIYLKITKTYTVKQINKAIDALKNTAQKYFQQEAKTITQAEKTEINNWISLRIFKIILTSFIKGNLLVKLNCMVMVVANVNILFSKFVGDYATNRVFWLKSKLLYKV